The following are from one region of the Haloactinomyces albus genome:
- a CDS encoding serine hydrolase domain-containing protein, which yields MAADVDRKALARLTAEIGGDIERGDYDGVTIILARHGEVVLRETLGYAERATQRPLQPDDIFRVLSLSKAFTNALVHQALGEGELALSTRVVELIPEFLGEDPFRTLRKDRINVGHLLTHRSGMPATPTPGLPPEKFGNLADVIAALGGIDVVNEPGTNLNYSPSINHALLGEMVRRVYGYDSFRNLAHDRLFGPLGMADTRFGAPSAWADKLVPLKAYLQQGGFLGPEDIECLNTCITEDAELPWVGSVSTADDVFTFAEMLRRRGEHDGEQLIAPAVLDVATTVQTGDMPNDLYASIAAMRGWETPPGNFGLGFSLSGTGTHPSFFGPFTSPRTYGNYGAGSSLFWVDPERDMTLVFVSAGVLDEGDNVARFQKISTMAVAAAL from the coding sequence ATGGCAGCAGACGTCGACCGGAAGGCCCTGGCACGGCTCACCGCCGAAATCGGCGGTGACATCGAGCGCGGCGACTACGACGGGGTCACCATCATCCTGGCCAGGCACGGCGAGGTCGTCCTGCGGGAAACGCTCGGCTACGCCGAGCGCGCGACGCAGCGCCCGCTACAGCCCGACGACATCTTCCGCGTGCTGTCGCTGAGCAAGGCGTTCACCAACGCGCTGGTCCACCAAGCGCTCGGGGAGGGCGAGCTGGCGCTGTCGACCCGCGTGGTCGAGCTTATCCCGGAATTCCTCGGCGAGGATCCCTTTCGGACACTGCGCAAGGACCGGATCAATGTCGGACACCTGCTCACGCACCGCTCCGGGATGCCCGCCACCCCGACCCCGGGGTTGCCGCCGGAGAAGTTCGGCAACCTCGCCGACGTCATCGCCGCCCTCGGCGGTATCGACGTCGTCAACGAGCCGGGCACGAACCTCAACTACAGCCCATCCATCAACCACGCCCTGCTCGGCGAGATGGTGCGCCGCGTCTACGGCTACGACTCCTTCCGCAACCTGGCCCACGACCGCCTGTTCGGCCCCCTGGGCATGGCCGACACGCGTTTCGGCGCCCCGAGCGCGTGGGCCGACAAACTCGTGCCGCTCAAGGCCTATCTGCAGCAGGGTGGATTCCTGGGACCGGAGGACATCGAGTGCCTCAACACCTGCATCACCGAGGACGCCGAACTGCCGTGGGTGGGCTCGGTCAGCACCGCCGATGATGTGTTCACCTTCGCCGAGATGCTCCGCCGTCGTGGCGAGCACGACGGCGAACAGCTCATCGCCCCGGCCGTGCTCGACGTGGCCACCACCGTGCAGACCGGGGACATGCCCAACGATCTCTACGCCTCGATCGCGGCGATGCGCGGCTGGGAAACCCCGCCCGGCAACTTCGGCCTGGGCTTCTCCCTGAGCGGCACCGGCACGCATCCGTCCTTCTTCGGTCCGTTCACCAGCCCCCGCACGTACGGCAACTACGGGGCGGGATCCTCGCTGTTCTGGGTCGATCCCGAGCGGGACATGACACTGGTGTTCGTGTCCGCGGGCGTGCTGGACGAGGGCGACAACGTCGCCCGGTTCCAGAAGATCTCCACCATGGCCGTCGCGGCCGCGCTTTGA
- a CDS encoding cytochrome P450, whose translation MTSQPSTGRCPVAHGFDAMSDDYYHDPARHLAKAREEHPVFSYHYLGAWIVTRREDAETVLGDWQAFSSAANSATIDVPERYREIMPPELISQMLVGSDPPTHTAHRSVAQRGFTKDRMQALQPEIEARAHRIIDKFETRGTGELVQDFCLELTTQTIMAHLGLSYQDDPMMRQLRDDFFRVLASAQEPLEEPERSEVWDRFIEANLHLRAIVDERRDNPGEDLISDMASVRDKDGTPTLSTAQITLHLAEFAAAGTDTTAQAMANAVLFLDANPDTLAEAIADPQLWPRVFEETVRRRPSSTFASRQAQCDVELGGVHIQRGEMIWIALASANTDPTWADRPFEFDIHRPDPEGHLAFTQGRHTCLGQSLARVQGSTGLQVLFDRLPSLRPEPDFELDFVRMALLPVRRSLPVIWDPADVERQRNRVMRQRELEIVERRTESGDVVSLTLAHPDGDPLPQWAPGAHIDVHTPEGPVRQYSLCSSPERTDRWRIGVLAERDSRGGSRSLHESATEGSTLTIGWPRNNFPLRESPRYLFVAGGIGITPILPMIEQAETQGADWQLLYGGRSRSSMAFLGELARYGDRVTVRPEDEYGLLDLDGWFGAPAESTLLYCCGPEPLLQAAERASAHWPAGALHVERFSPKTIVRTEPDEEFEVEFTESGITATVPAGRTILEVAEEAGVTALSSCKEGTCGTCETPIRAGRADHRDSILTGTEQGANTSMMICVSRAEKGCPKLKLER comes from the coding sequence ATGACATCGCAGCCGAGCACCGGCCGCTGCCCCGTCGCGCACGGTTTCGACGCCATGAGCGACGACTACTACCACGATCCGGCCCGGCACCTTGCGAAGGCCCGCGAGGAGCACCCGGTTTTCTCCTACCATTACCTGGGCGCCTGGATCGTCACCCGTCGCGAGGACGCCGAGACGGTACTCGGGGACTGGCAGGCCTTTTCCAGTGCGGCCAACAGCGCCACCATCGACGTGCCGGAGCGCTACCGCGAGATCATGCCCCCCGAGCTCATCTCGCAGATGTTGGTCGGTTCCGACCCGCCCACCCATACGGCGCACCGGTCGGTGGCTCAGCGGGGCTTCACCAAGGACCGGATGCAGGCCCTGCAGCCGGAGATCGAAGCGCGCGCCCACCGCATCATCGACAAGTTCGAAACCCGCGGCACAGGCGAGCTCGTGCAGGACTTCTGCCTTGAGCTCACCACGCAGACGATCATGGCGCATCTCGGGTTGAGCTATCAGGACGACCCCATGATGCGCCAACTGCGCGACGACTTCTTCCGCGTGCTCGCCAGCGCGCAGGAACCACTCGAAGAACCCGAGCGCAGCGAGGTCTGGGACCGATTCATCGAGGCCAACCTCCATCTGCGCGCCATCGTCGACGAGCGCCGGGACAACCCGGGTGAAGACCTCATCTCCGACATGGCTTCGGTCCGCGACAAGGACGGCACCCCCACGCTGAGCACCGCGCAGATCACCCTGCACCTGGCGGAGTTCGCCGCGGCGGGCACGGACACCACCGCGCAGGCGATGGCCAATGCCGTGCTCTTTCTCGACGCCAACCCCGACACGCTCGCCGAGGCCATCGCCGATCCGCAACTGTGGCCGCGGGTGTTCGAGGAAACCGTGCGCCGCAGGCCGTCGTCGACGTTCGCCTCCCGCCAGGCACAGTGCGACGTGGAACTCGGCGGGGTGCACATCCAACGAGGCGAGATGATCTGGATCGCCCTGGCGAGCGCCAACACCGACCCCACCTGGGCCGACCGCCCGTTCGAATTCGATATCCACCGCCCCGACCCGGAAGGGCACCTGGCCTTCACCCAGGGGCGGCACACCTGCCTGGGGCAGTCCCTGGCCCGGGTGCAGGGCTCCACCGGGTTGCAGGTGCTCTTCGATCGGTTGCCCTCGCTGCGTCCCGAGCCGGATTTCGAACTGGACTTCGTGCGCATGGCCCTGCTGCCGGTGCGGCGCAGCCTGCCGGTGATCTGGGATCCGGCCGATGTCGAGCGGCAACGCAACCGCGTGATGCGTCAGCGGGAGCTCGAGATCGTCGAGCGCCGCACCGAGTCCGGCGATGTCGTGTCCCTGACGCTGGCCCATCCCGACGGAGATCCGCTTCCACAATGGGCACCCGGCGCGCACATCGATGTGCACACCCCGGAAGGGCCGGTACGGCAGTACTCGCTGTGTTCCTCACCGGAACGCACGGATCGCTGGCGCATCGGTGTGCTGGCCGAACGCGACAGTCGCGGTGGCTCCCGATCCCTGCACGAATCCGCCACCGAGGGATCGACACTCACGATCGGGTGGCCGCGCAACAACTTCCCGCTGCGCGAATCCCCCCGCTACCTGTTCGTCGCCGGCGGCATCGGCATCACCCCGATCCTGCCCATGATCGAACAGGCTGAGACACAGGGCGCCGACTGGCAGTTGCTCTACGGTGGGCGTTCCCGCTCCTCGATGGCGTTTCTCGGTGAACTCGCCCGATACGGCGATCGCGTCACGGTGCGCCCGGAGGACGAATACGGGCTGCTCGACCTGGACGGGTGGTTCGGTGCACCGGCCGAGAGCACGCTCCTGTACTGCTGCGGCCCGGAACCGCTGTTGCAGGCCGCCGAACGTGCCTCGGCGCACTGGCCCGCGGGCGCGCTGCACGTCGAGCGTTTCTCCCCGAAGACGATCGTGCGCACCGAACCGGACGAGGAATTCGAGGTCGAATTCACCGAGTCCGGCATCACCGCCACGGTCCCGGCGGGGCGCACGATCCTCGAGGTGGCCGAGGAAGCAGGGGTGACCGCTCTGTCGTCCTGCAAGGAGGGAACCTGCGGCACCTGCGAGACACCGATCCGGGCCGGGCGCGCCGACCACCGCGACTCGATCCTGACCGGAACCGAGCAGGGGGCCAACACCTCGATGATGATCTGCGTGTCCCGCGCGGAGAAAGGATGCCCGAAGCTGAAGCTCGAACGGTGA
- a CDS encoding TetR/AcrR family transcriptional regulator, with product MGRQGTAHERRRQETRERLVTSARTLFAEQGYPGTGTEAIARAAGVSRATFYLHFRSKAELVTDIMHTIEPEIIAAYRTLDELVGADVDDVVAWLEEHAEFWRAYSVDFAAIQQALAHEPAVADEWFGMLRRAAKAMDNVRARFGEERSRALAHVLITMMALDRTYYFLLLRGHDEFYGEVQRALAENWLALLNAPPEQR from the coding sequence TTGGGGCGGCAGGGCACGGCGCACGAGCGCAGGCGGCAGGAGACGCGGGAGCGCCTCGTGACCTCGGCTCGCACGTTGTTCGCCGAGCAGGGGTATCCGGGGACCGGCACCGAGGCCATCGCCCGTGCCGCCGGGGTGAGCCGCGCGACGTTCTACCTGCACTTCCGTTCCAAGGCCGAGCTCGTCACCGACATCATGCACACCATCGAGCCGGAGATCATCGCCGCGTACCGCACGCTCGACGAGCTGGTCGGTGCCGATGTCGACGACGTCGTCGCCTGGCTCGAGGAGCACGCCGAGTTCTGGCGTGCCTACAGCGTGGACTTCGCGGCCATCCAGCAGGCCCTGGCCCACGAACCCGCGGTGGCCGACGAGTGGTTCGGGATGCTGCGGCGGGCCGCGAAGGCGATGGACAACGTCCGGGCGCGGTTCGGGGAGGAACGCAGTCGGGCACTGGCCCACGTGCTGATCACGATGATGGCCCTTGACCGAACCTACTACTTCCTGCTGCTGCGCGGGCACGACGAGTTCTACGGCGAGGTGCAGCGCGCGCTGGCGGAGAACTGGCTCGCTCTGCTCAACGCCCCACCGGAGCAGCGCTGA
- a CDS encoding ABC transporter ATP-binding protein, whose translation MSRTDRTTSESMPRLLSGNRRALLAVLVSTGVAQAALAGVTAVTMPHLMQAGSSHHRWTALGILLPAALGMGLVRILERVLAEKLGQDYVHEMRAGLIASSLAGARGPSLGTTIARTTNDLSAIRNWIAWGIAPMAGGVPLLVGVLVVLAVLHRTLALVVLCPILVLCAVLALLARPALTRARRVRKQRGRLASHVSDTVAAGSSIRAGGGVHRELKKIDQLSMRVCSAAVHHARIAGYLRGTAAATAAVSTLCVVTAGSWFAVDPATIATAITIVGMMSTPIHDLGRVMEYRQSYLAARRILAPALTQGAEAAQHRRQRTKSARTDHVKSRASGTEVHVSDLHIGHVDAPGLVAAPGARVLLHSRHPERIDAVVGLLAGVDAQAKAWVRVTGRELADQPPAKRRRQVGYAARGLALERGTIARAVRYRNPNSKRPIEPVLRAVGLDQRVATLPDSERTKLRRGGEPLSLPDIARLQLARALYEEPPLLVLDHIDDQLDTDGRAMLLQLLANYPGVAILATETPETTVPDHQVWDLDAGSDPSRIAMAGFRSL comes from the coding sequence GTGAGCCGTACGGATCGCACGACCTCGGAGTCGATGCCGAGACTCCTCTCCGGCAACCGACGCGCCCTGCTCGCCGTGCTCGTCTCCACCGGTGTGGCACAGGCAGCGCTGGCCGGGGTCACTGCGGTGACCATGCCGCACTTGATGCAAGCAGGGAGCAGCCACCACCGATGGACGGCTCTCGGCATCCTGCTGCCTGCTGCGCTGGGTATGGGGCTGGTCCGCATCTTGGAACGGGTTCTCGCCGAAAAGCTCGGGCAGGACTACGTGCACGAGATGCGGGCTGGGCTCATCGCCTCCAGTCTCGCCGGGGCGCGCGGGCCGTCCCTCGGAACCACCATCGCCCGCACTACCAACGACCTCTCGGCCATCCGGAACTGGATAGCCTGGGGCATCGCCCCCATGGCCGGGGGTGTCCCGTTGCTCGTCGGCGTACTTGTGGTGCTGGCTGTTCTGCACCGAACTCTGGCGCTGGTGGTGCTCTGTCCGATCCTCGTCCTCTGCGCTGTTCTCGCGCTCCTTGCCCGACCGGCGCTCACGCGGGCTCGAAGAGTACGCAAGCAACGCGGTCGGCTGGCCTCCCACGTCAGTGACACCGTTGCGGCGGGCTCGTCGATCCGTGCTGGTGGCGGCGTCCACCGTGAACTCAAGAAGATCGACCAGCTCAGCATGCGCGTCTGCTCGGCTGCGGTCCACCATGCGCGGATCGCCGGGTACTTGCGCGGCACCGCCGCGGCCACCGCGGCGGTCTCGACCCTCTGCGTGGTCACCGCTGGTTCCTGGTTCGCCGTCGATCCCGCGACGATCGCCACCGCGATCACCATCGTGGGAATGATGTCCACGCCGATCCACGACCTCGGTCGGGTCATGGAGTACCGCCAGTCGTACCTGGCGGCACGGCGCATCCTCGCGCCCGCCCTCACACAAGGTGCCGAAGCCGCGCAGCACCGGCGGCAGCGCACGAAGTCAGCACGTACCGACCACGTCAAAAGCCGGGCGTCGGGTACCGAGGTCCATGTCTCCGACCTCCACATCGGGCACGTCGATGCGCCCGGGCTGGTCGCCGCTCCGGGCGCCAGAGTGCTCCTGCACAGCCGTCACCCGGAACGCATCGATGCCGTGGTCGGGCTCCTGGCCGGGGTCGACGCCCAAGCCAAGGCGTGGGTGCGGGTCACAGGACGCGAGCTGGCCGACCAGCCCCCGGCGAAGCGACGGCGCCAGGTCGGTTACGCCGCCCGCGGGCTCGCCCTCGAACGCGGCACCATCGCCAGAGCAGTGCGCTACCGCAACCCCAATTCGAAACGCCCGATCGAGCCCGTACTGCGCGCCGTCGGACTCGACCAGCGCGTGGCTACCTTGCCCGATAGCGAACGGACGAAACTACGGCGAGGCGGTGAACCCCTGTCACTCCCCGACATTGCGCGCCTGCAACTGGCCCGAGCGCTCTACGAGGAACCTCCGCTGCTGGTCCTCGACCACATCGACGACCAACTCGACACCGACGGCCGCGCGATGCTCCTGCAACTGTTGGCGAACTACCCCGGAGTCGCGATCCTGGCCACGGAAACGCCGGAAACGACCGTGCCGGACCACCAGGTCTGGGACCTGGACGCGGGCTCGGACCCGAGCCGTATCGCGATGGCCGGTTTCCGGTCCCTGTGA
- a CDS encoding SDR family oxidoreductase produces the protein MTIDKNLPMVVTGAASGIGAATCRLLTESGHRLIGVDRTVATSFPGTFIQADLATPEGARTAAARVHDAAPEGISGLANIAGVPGTAPWRTVLGVNVVGLREITRTLMPLITESGVIINLSSVVADGWQRNIDALRQFALADDPEAALDTIASGEEAIDDSYRFSKECVRLLTEHFAAEGLPRRIRVNSVSPGPVATPILDDFKRDHGADKVEGAGELLGRFGESEDIARVLVFLTRDEARWVNGTDLRVDGGLTAYRNTRTNPATEPSTDGNQGVALQQ, from the coding sequence GTGACGATCGACAAGAACCTTCCCATGGTGGTGACGGGGGCGGCTTCCGGCATCGGCGCGGCCACCTGCCGATTGCTCACCGAGTCCGGGCACCGGCTGATCGGTGTCGACCGCACGGTGGCGACCTCCTTCCCCGGGACCTTCATCCAGGCGGACCTCGCCACACCGGAGGGGGCCCGTACCGCTGCCGCCCGAGTACACGACGCCGCGCCCGAAGGCATCTCCGGTCTGGCCAACATTGCCGGTGTTCCCGGAACGGCCCCTTGGCGCACGGTTCTCGGTGTCAATGTCGTCGGTCTCCGGGAAATCACCCGCACGCTGATGCCGCTCATCACCGAGAGCGGGGTCATCATCAACCTCTCCTCCGTCGTTGCCGACGGATGGCAGCGCAACATCGACGCGCTGCGGCAGTTCGCCCTGGCCGACGATCCCGAAGCAGCCCTGGACACGATCGCCTCCGGCGAAGAGGCCATCGACGACTCCTACCGCTTCTCCAAGGAATGCGTACGGCTGCTCACGGAACACTTCGCCGCAGAAGGGCTGCCTCGCCGCATTCGGGTCAACTCGGTGAGTCCGGGGCCCGTGGCCACGCCGATCCTCGATGACTTCAAGCGCGATCACGGGGCGGACAAGGTCGAAGGGGCGGGCGAGCTTCTGGGGCGGTTCGGCGAGTCGGAGGACATCGCCCGCGTCCTCGTCTTCCTGACCCGGGACGAAGCCAGGTGGGTCAACGGGACCGACCTGCGCGTCGACGGGGGATTGACCGCATACCGGAACACCCGGACGAATCCCGCGACAGAACCGAGCACCGACGGAAACCAGGGCGTGGCGCTGCAGCAGTGA